One window of the Alphaproteobacteria bacterium genome contains the following:
- a CDS encoding class I SAM-dependent methyltransferase, producing the protein MLHQAEHTVLPRTNHDELARQEFAFTFKTHISTDVGPGNRDAAETRVIPKFVRASGRRPQTRRELRKAMDADPYHQMWGSLTRLAQEVMWDSVEESVARQLKDLVGAAKRTKRAGGSLRLDATLPIPGYMSTVDIHAMPGGYASEVTKDDLRAGAIFDRGTFINVCGTQGPLHDARGRTVCSYLRHNYPAFRPLRILDLGCSIGQATLAYPVFFPDAQVHAVDVAAPLLRYGHARAEALGRRIHFSQQNAEATDYPDNHFDLVVSHLLFHETSTSALENIVRECHRVLRPGGMMIHLELGLPYKDMTLFDQVIHDWQTLNNAEPFWAKINSTDTAALARKVGFREAASGYLERSEHQETDKTTLGPKPADTDAHPQGARVGCEVFFVMQGVK; encoded by the coding sequence ATGCTGCACCAGGCCGAACACACCGTCCTACCGCGCACCAATCACGACGAACTTGCGCGGCAAGAATTTGCCTTCACCTTCAAGACACACATTTCGACCGATGTTGGGCCGGGCAATCGCGACGCTGCCGAAACCCGAGTCATTCCCAAGTTTGTGCGTGCGTCCGGTCGGCGGCCGCAGACACGACGCGAGTTGCGCAAGGCGATGGACGCAGACCCCTATCATCAAATGTGGGGTTCGCTCACGCGACTTGCCCAGGAGGTGATGTGGGACAGTGTCGAGGAAAGCGTCGCGCGGCAACTGAAGGATCTGGTCGGCGCGGCCAAGCGTACAAAACGCGCGGGCGGTAGTTTGCGGCTCGACGCGACGCTGCCGATCCCCGGGTACATGTCGACTGTGGACATCCACGCGATGCCCGGCGGCTATGCCAGCGAGGTGACCAAAGACGACTTACGGGCCGGCGCGATTTTTGATCGCGGGACGTTCATCAACGTGTGCGGTACCCAAGGGCCGCTTCACGATGCCCGCGGACGCACCGTGTGCTCCTACCTTCGGCACAATTACCCGGCGTTCCGGCCCCTGCGTATTCTCGACCTCGGCTGTTCCATCGGCCAGGCGACGCTGGCCTATCCGGTTTTCTTTCCCGACGCCCAAGTGCACGCGGTCGATGTCGCGGCACCGTTGTTGCGCTACGGCCATGCGCGCGCCGAGGCGTTGGGTCGGCGGATTCATTTCTCCCAGCAAAACGCTGAGGCGACCGACTACCCGGACAACCACTTCGACCTCGTGGTGTCGCATCTCCTGTTCCACGAAACCTCGACGTCCGCGCTGGAGAACATTGTCCGTGAGTGCCACCGGGTGCTGCGGCCGGGCGGGATGATGATTCATCTGGAGCTCGGCTTGCCCTACAAGGACATGACCCTGTTCGACCAGGTCATCCACGACTGGCAGACCCTGAACAACGCCGAACCGTTCTGGGCCAAGATCAATTCGACCGACACCGCAGCGCTCGCCCGCAAAGTCGGTTTTCGCGAGGCGGCCAGCGGCTACCTCGAACGCAGCGAGCATCAGGAAACCGATAAGACCACGTTAGGCCCCAAGCCCGCCGACACCGACGCCCACCCCCAAGGCGCCCGCGTCGGGTGTGAGGTCTTCTTCGTGATGCAGGGCGTGAAGTAG
- a CDS encoding DUF4437 domain-containing protein gives MARPHTCFIQAQALPWRKGLYGGGRPDIRSKVLSIDKQNGDSTCILQYPAKYRRRIKEFVRAHEEFLVLDGSIKINGTEYGKHSYGFFPAGHVRRDVSSRDGAVLLTTFAAQPTVEQGEPEKGLYDKRLLIEQINTLDIPWDPGLVDPQLQAGVAIKALRTDPDTGETSFLYSSAAHRVPPKGKKPRWTHSMIEEIFVIDGEYVFADAGVMGPGGYVWWREFVYQGPSGSIPGFNLWVRTVGGPMHNIFEKKKHPMDWNPKHKPKLPADLKRYAKPYAPAVKF, from the coding sequence ATGGCACGGCCACACACATGCTTCATCCAGGCGCAGGCGCTGCCTTGGCGCAAGGGGCTCTACGGCGGCGGGCGACCGGATATCCGTAGCAAAGTTCTGAGCATCGACAAGCAGAACGGCGATTCGACCTGCATTTTGCAATACCCCGCGAAGTACCGGCGGCGGATCAAGGAATTCGTGCGCGCGCACGAAGAGTTCCTCGTGCTCGACGGCTCAATCAAGATCAACGGCACCGAGTACGGGAAGCATTCCTATGGCTTCTTCCCCGCCGGTCATGTGCGCCGCGACGTGTCCAGCCGCGATGGCGCCGTCCTGCTGACCACCTTTGCCGCCCAGCCGACCGTCGAGCAGGGTGAGCCGGAGAAGGGCCTCTACGACAAGCGTCTGCTGATCGAACAAATCAATACGCTCGACATCCCGTGGGATCCCGGCCTGGTCGACCCGCAGTTGCAAGCGGGTGTCGCCATCAAGGCGCTGCGCACCGATCCCGATACCGGCGAGACCTCGTTCCTTTACAGTTCCGCCGCCCACCGCGTGCCGCCGAAGGGAAAGAAGCCGCGCTGGACCCATTCGATGATCGAGGAAATCTTCGTCATCGACGGCGAGTATGTCTTTGCCGACGCGGGTGTGATGGGCCCCGGCGGCTATGTCTGGTGGCGGGAGTTCGTCTACCAGGGCCCTTCGGGATCGATTCCGGGGTTCAATTTATGGGTGCGGACGGTGGGCGGCCCCATGCACAACATCTTCGAAAAGAAGAAACATCCGATGGATTGGAACCCGAAACACAAGCCGAAACTCCCGGCCGACCTAAAGCGGTACGCCAAGCCCTACGCACCGGCGGTCAAATTCTAG
- a CDS encoding SDR family oxidoreductase has product MARLDGKVAIVTGAASGIGRAAARLFAAEGAVVIGTDIQDIDAALWREDCGPDAPFVHHDVTDEDRWAAVVAQAVADHGSLDILLNCAGINGVSGDDAPPQAPDVIGLDIWRRVNRVNAEGTLLGCRAALPSLREGRGGAIVNISSIAAQKGWPTRSAYGASKAAVLQYTRTVARFCGESGWNVRCNAVLPGPIDTPMIKPPGAPPLAGGDGRAGADHVPIKRYGDPLEVARPMLFLASDEASYITGVGLNVDGGIAALTVD; this is encoded by the coding sequence ATGGCGCGTCTCGACGGTAAAGTCGCCATCGTCACCGGAGCGGCGTCCGGCATCGGGCGCGCGGCGGCGCGGTTGTTCGCCGCCGAGGGTGCGGTCGTGATCGGCACCGATATCCAAGACATCGACGCCGCGCTTTGGCGCGAGGACTGCGGTCCGGACGCACCATTCGTGCACCACGACGTCACCGACGAAGACCGCTGGGCGGCGGTGGTTGCGCAAGCCGTAGCCGACCATGGCAGTCTCGACATCTTGCTCAATTGCGCTGGGATCAACGGGGTGAGCGGCGATGACGCTCCACCCCAGGCACCCGACGTCATCGGCCTCGACATTTGGCGCAGGGTGAACCGGGTCAATGCTGAGGGCACGCTGTTGGGTTGCCGCGCGGCGTTGCCAAGTTTGCGCGAGGGGCGCGGTGGCGCGATCGTCAATATTTCGTCGATCGCCGCGCAAAAGGGCTGGCCGACGCGCTCAGCCTATGGCGCGAGCAAGGCCGCCGTCTTGCAATATACCCGTACCGTGGCGCGGTTTTGCGGCGAGTCGGGTTGGAACGTGCGCTGCAACGCGGTGCTACCGGGGCCGATCGATACGCCGATGATCAAACCGCCGGGCGCGCCGCCCCTGGCCGGGGGCGACGGCCGTGCCGGCGCCGACCATGTCCCGATCAAACGCTATGGCGATCCGTTGGAGGTTGCCCGTCCGATGTTGTTCCTGGCCAGCGACGAGGCCAGCTATATCACCGGCGTCGGCCTCAACGTCGACGGCGGGATCGCTGCGCTCACAGTCGACTGA
- a CDS encoding SDR family oxidoreductase, with protein MNNPHSPPTDDGAEPDASELDATEPGKRLDGRVALVTGAASGIGAATVALFLREGAKVLATDVRAIDADDAGAGDSRAIVVRHDVASEREWRNVLIRAKEEYGRLDILVNCAGINMPGGGPPENQDIESVTMDDFRAVQAVNVEGTLLGCKQAIPVMAETGGGAIVNVSSVAGWVGVPSAVPYGASKAAVWQITKSVALHCAKAGNNIRCNSVHPGGIHTPIFVPMTGGGGGEDGPEAPHVPMQRYGEASEVAAAILFLAGDDATYVTGASLPVDGGLSVI; from the coding sequence ATGAACAATCCACATTCCCCGCCGACGGATGACGGCGCCGAACCTGATGCGAGCGAACTCGATGCCACCGAGCCTGGCAAACGCTTGGACGGCCGCGTCGCCCTCGTCACCGGCGCGGCCTCGGGGATTGGCGCGGCAACGGTCGCGCTGTTCCTGCGCGAGGGCGCCAAGGTGCTGGCGACCGACGTACGGGCGATCGACGCGGACGATGCGGGTGCCGGCGATTCGCGGGCCATCGTGGTCCGCCACGACGTCGCCAGCGAGCGCGAATGGCGCAACGTGCTGATCCGCGCCAAGGAAGAGTACGGCCGCCTCGACATTCTAGTGAACTGCGCGGGGATCAACATGCCGGGCGGCGGTCCGCCGGAGAACCAGGATATCGAAAGCGTCACGATGGACGATTTCCGCGCGGTGCAGGCGGTCAATGTCGAAGGCACCTTGCTGGGCTGCAAGCAGGCGATCCCGGTGATGGCCGAGACCGGCGGTGGCGCTATCGTCAACGTCTCGTCGGTGGCGGGGTGGGTCGGTGTGCCGAGTGCGGTGCCCTACGGCGCCAGCAAGGCAGCTGTGTGGCAAATCACCAAATCGGTCGCGCTCCATTGCGCCAAGGCGGGAAACAACATCCGCTGTAACTCGGTGCACCCCGGCGGCATCCATACGCCGATTTTCGTCCCGATGACCGGCGGGGGCGGGGGCGAGGACGGGCCGGAGGCGCCGCACGTCCCAATGCAGCGCTACGGCGAGGCCAGCGAGGTGGCGGCGGCGATTTTGTTTCTGGCAGGCGACGATGCGACCTACGTCACCGGGGCATCGCTCCCGGTCGACGGCGGCCTGTCGGTGATCTGA
- a CDS encoding RidA family protein, with amino-acid sequence MSQANVRPIMRPVVKHNGVVYVAGQVARNAPDGDVTAQTKDILDAIDKLLASAGTDKTKLLQAQIWLTDISTQFSAMNAVWNAWVDEATAPVRACVQAQLASPSYKVEIMVTAAA; translated from the coding sequence ATGAGCCAAGCCAACGTTCGACCGATTATGCGACCCGTCGTCAAGCACAACGGCGTGGTGTACGTCGCCGGTCAGGTTGCGCGAAACGCGCCCGACGGCGATGTGACCGCACAGACCAAGGATATCCTGGACGCGATCGACAAACTGTTGGCCAGCGCCGGTACCGACAAAACGAAATTGCTCCAAGCGCAAATCTGGCTGACCGATATCTCGACGCAGTTTTCGGCGATGAACGCAGTGTGGAACGCGTGGGTCGACGAAGCTACCGCCCCGGTGCGGGCCTGTGTCCAAGCCCAACTCGCCTCGCCCAGCTACAAAGTCGAAATCATGGTGACCGCGGCGGCGTAA
- a CDS encoding TRAP transporter substrate-binding protein: MSIKITRRDALKTGAAAATAGAVITGFPALTRSAQQKKFLKPIVAGLNGKDGDPTYTSVSDVPKILAEKYDIEVDFQIHPSSTLGTDLSQLDAVQTGFIDITSNVTTQFMAYDQAFAFLDLPYIVTGWDQYLRIAKSPVWQQQAAQFEKNVAVKVLPPVGAGGYRMFWNNVRPVKSPADAEGLKMRSVTSPIVIELLRAWGTNPTPVPWVETYTALQQGVADGFHVQPIWTFKFNMYEVLKYAAEVNAIFGIQFQVMNINTWNAIPESIQGPMMLAFQEAADKANEADRAAENFYKDELRRVGMEIYTPTKAEFTQWQEKGRSVWGSAGKDIDRSVIDQTVALS, from the coding sequence ATGTCTATCAAGATCACGCGGCGCGATGCGCTGAAGACGGGTGCGGCGGCCGCGACGGCGGGTGCGGTCATTACGGGTTTTCCGGCCCTGACCCGGTCGGCCCAGCAGAAGAAATTCCTCAAGCCGATCGTGGCTGGCCTCAACGGCAAGGACGGCGATCCGACATACACGTCGGTGTCGGACGTGCCGAAAATCCTGGCTGAGAAATATGACATCGAAGTCGACTTTCAAATCCATCCGTCCTCGACGCTGGGCACCGATTTGTCCCAGCTCGACGCGGTGCAGACCGGCTTCATCGACATCACCAGCAACGTAACCACGCAGTTCATGGCCTACGACCAGGCCTTTGCGTTTCTCGATCTGCCCTACATCGTTACGGGCTGGGATCAGTATTTGCGCATCGCCAAGTCGCCGGTGTGGCAGCAGCAGGCGGCGCAGTTCGAGAAGAACGTCGCGGTCAAAGTACTCCCGCCCGTGGGTGCAGGCGGTTACCGGATGTTCTGGAACAACGTGCGTCCGGTCAAATCGCCCGCCGATGCAGAGGGCCTAAAGATGCGCTCGGTGACCTCGCCGATCGTGATCGAATTGCTGCGCGCCTGGGGCACCAACCCGACGCCGGTGCCGTGGGTCGAGACCTACACGGCGCTCCAACAGGGCGTCGCCGACGGCTTCCACGTGCAGCCGATCTGGACCTTCAAGTTCAACATGTACGAAGTCTTGAAGTACGCCGCCGAGGTCAATGCGATCTTCGGCATCCAGTTCCAGGTCATGAACATCAACACATGGAACGCCATCCCCGAAAGCATCCAGGGGCCGATGATGTTGGCCTTCCAGGAAGCGGCAGACAAGGCCAACGAAGCGGACCGCGCCGCGGAGAACTTTTACAAAGACGAACTCCGACGCGTTGGGATGGAGATCTACACGCCGACCAAAGCCGAGTTCACCCAGTGGCAAGAAAAGGGGCGTTCGGTTTGGGGCAGTGCCGGCAAAGACATCGATCGGTCGGTGATCGATCAGACCGTCGCACTCAGCTAG
- a CDS encoding TRAP transporter small permease produces the protein MAGYNRLIDWLDRLSRYAVIVFVITITVVMLGQVFFRYVINSSLQWSEEISIWALIWMVFVGSAVIMRDWAHINIPTFTNLIPIRIRPYFLIGAKIATILFLLAVVWYGFMVFNQNFHARSPSLNLSTRWAKLAIPVGGVLMTIFAVNALVQDFINLRRGNTEHFANQGNPGLE, from the coding sequence ATGGCGGGATACAACCGGCTGATCGATTGGCTCGACCGCCTATCGCGCTACGCGGTGATCGTCTTCGTCATCACCATTACCGTGGTGATGCTGGGGCAGGTTTTTTTCCGCTACGTGATCAATTCGTCGCTGCAATGGTCCGAGGAGATCAGCATCTGGGCGCTGATCTGGATGGTGTTCGTCGGATCGGCGGTGATCATGCGCGATTGGGCGCACATCAATATTCCAACTTTCACGAATTTGATCCCGATTCGGATTCGGCCCTATTTTCTGATCGGCGCCAAGATCGCGACGATCCTCTTCCTGCTCGCGGTCGTTTGGTACGGCTTCATGGTCTTCAACCAAAACTTCCATGCACGCTCGCCCAGCCTCAATCTATCGACCCGGTGGGCGAAGCTCGCGATCCCGGTCGGGGGCGTCTTGATGACGATCTTCGCGGTCAACGCGCTGGTGCAGGATTTCATCAATTTGCGGCGCGGCAACACCGAGCATTTCGCAAACCAAGGCAACCCGGGCCTCGAGTAG
- a CDS encoding TRAP transporter large permease, with protein sequence MEIVAPFLLIPFGILLILGIPVAFALGLSCVIFLFFSGTTIPPLILVTEMFTAVNQFALLALPMFVLTGELLNRCDITEKLVEVARLVVGWLKGGLAHVNILTSMFFAGISGSVLADAASLGPILIPAMIRERYPASFSAAVTAASAVIGAIIPPSTVAIIIGGQLQISIGGLFAGGIIPGILIGLSLMITAYIISARRGYGDMHKFEGVIPIVKGSAKAAPALLIPFIILGGILGGVFTPTEAGAVAVLYTLLIGTLYYRTLDMRNLIEAMISTAKVTASALVIVSTAIVFSRILTFFKIPQEILELLLAISDNRVIMALILIGFFLVMGTFMDALANMIILGPLLMPVATSQLGLGMTDIQFGLFLMISLLLGLITPPLGLLLFITAPIAKISLERVSVAVIPFLVAELVVLFLIVFVPAITMAIPRALGLGG encoded by the coding sequence ATGGAAATCGTCGCACCGTTTTTGCTCATCCCGTTCGGCATTCTGCTGATCCTTGGGATTCCGGTTGCCTTTGCGCTGGGCCTCTCCTGCGTGATCTTCCTGTTCTTCTCGGGGACGACGATCCCGCCGTTGATTCTCGTCACCGAGATGTTCACGGCCGTCAATCAGTTCGCGCTGCTTGCGCTGCCGATGTTCGTACTCACCGGCGAATTGCTGAACCGCTGCGACATCACCGAAAAATTGGTCGAAGTCGCGCGCTTGGTCGTTGGTTGGCTCAAGGGCGGCCTTGCCCACGTCAACATTCTGACGTCGATGTTCTTTGCCGGCATTTCCGGGTCGGTGCTGGCCGATGCCGCCTCGCTTGGCCCGATCCTGATCCCCGCGATGATTCGCGAACGCTATCCCGCCTCCTTCTCCGCCGCCGTCACGGCCGCGAGCGCGGTCATCGGCGCGATCATTCCGCCCAGTACGGTCGCCATCATCATCGGCGGGCAATTGCAGATTTCGATCGGCGGCCTGTTCGCCGGCGGCATCATTCCCGGCATCCTGATCGGGCTGTCGTTGATGATCACCGCCTACATCATCAGCGCGCGGCGCGGCTACGGCGATATGCACAAGTTCGAGGGCGTCATCCCCATTGTAAAGGGCAGCGCCAAAGCGGCGCCTGCGCTACTGATCCCCTTCATCATCCTGGGCGGCATCCTGGGCGGCGTGTTCACGCCGACCGAAGCCGGTGCCGTCGCGGTGCTCTACACCCTGCTAATCGGCACGCTCTATTACCGCACGCTCGACATGCGCAATCTGATCGAGGCGATGATCAGCACCGCCAAGGTCACCGCCTCGGCGCTGGTGATCGTCTCGACCGCCATTGTGTTCAGCCGCATCTTGACCTTCTTCAAAATCCCACAGGAAATCCTGGAACTGCTGCTCGCGATTTCGGACAACCGCGTAATCATGGCGCTGATCTTGATCGGATTCTTCTTGGTCATGGGCACGTTCATGGACGCGCTGGCCAACATGATCATCTTGGGCCCTCTTTTGATGCCAGTGGCGACGTCGCAACTCGGGCTCGGGATGACCGATATTCAGTTCGGTCTGTTCTTAATGATCAGTTTGCTGCTCGGACTGATTACCCCACCCCTTGGCCTATTGCTGTTCATCACAGCGCCCATAGCCAAGATATCGTTGGAACGCGTGTCCGTGGCGGTGATCCCGTTCCTCGTTGCGGAACTGGTCGTACTTTTTCTGATCGTGTTCGTACCGGCGATCACCATGGCGATCCCACGCGCATTGGGACTAGGCGGCTAG